The following are encoded in a window of Brevibacillus ruminantium genomic DNA:
- a CDS encoding Rha family transcriptional regulator produces MSKLILNPEYGLYERNGQAFCSSRQVAVEFEKEHYNVLRDIENLDCSEEFRALNFEVSSYRSEQNKKMPEILMTKDGFTFLVMGYRGKKAAVFKEAYIRRFNEMERFIQSLQATKIEFPAFTDAIMAAHEEPKHYHFSNEINMIYRIVLGVDAKKYREQCGIPKGEVIKPYLSLEQIKAIETLQRVDIGLIVAITDYEQRKRTLMQYYEQMKLKRIA; encoded by the coding sequence ATGAGCAAACTCATTCTCAATCCCGAATACGGCCTATATGAACGCAACGGTCAAGCGTTTTGCAGTAGTCGTCAAGTTGCCGTAGAGTTCGAGAAAGAGCACTACAACGTACTTCGAGACATCGAAAACCTAGATTGCAGCGAGGAATTTAGAGCCCTCAATTTTGAGGTCTCCTCTTACCGAAGTGAACAGAACAAGAAGATGCCAGAAATCCTTATGACCAAAGACGGTTTCACTTTCTTGGTAATGGGATATCGAGGTAAGAAGGCAGCGGTCTTTAAAGAAGCATACATCCGTCGGTTCAATGAAATGGAGCGCTTTATCCAGTCTTTGCAGGCAACCAAGATTGAGTTTCCGGCATTTACGGATGCGATTATGGCAGCTCACGAAGAGCCAAAGCACTATCACTTTTCCAATGAAATTAACATGATTTATCGTATTGTGCTCGGTGTGGATGCAAAGAAGTACCGTGAGCAATGTGGAATCCCAAAAGGCGAAGTCATTAAACCTTACCTGAGTCTAGAGCAAATCAAGGCAATAGAAACGCTCCAACGCGTGGACATCGGCCTGATCGTAGCGATCACTG
- a CDS encoding helix-turn-helix transcriptional regulator has translation MQQEKLIAWRKYHGLTQQDMAKLIGVDVRTYINKETGISQFKANEMFAIAERLGRKIDEIFLPTNFMKHEVEVGKTTA, from the coding sequence ATGCAGCAAGAAAAACTGATCGCTTGGCGGAAGTATCATGGGTTAACGCAACAGGACATGGCGAAGCTGATTGGTGTTGACGTGCGTACCTACATCAACAAGGAAACTGGCATATCTCAGTTTAAGGCCAATGAGATGTTCGCGATAGCCGAAAGATTGGGTAGAAAAATAGATGAAATTTTTTTACCCACAAACTTCATGAAACATGAAGTTGAAGTAGGTAAAACAACTGCCTGA
- a CDS encoding LexA family protein, with protein MKDVSRYVGMQIRKYRKMRNMTQKELGLKIGVKHNTISSYEAGTNEPEQNTLFAIADALGVSINDLFPKINEEISNLIPLPREVRPIPIIGVIACGDPIFAEQNVEDYRYEVVENLPSGKLYYLYAKGDSMSPTIPSNSLVLIREQPTVESGQIAAVLLNGDTEATLKRIKWQGDIMILMPDNPAYEPIVATNENQVRIIGRAIKYSVDL; from the coding sequence ATGAAGGACGTTTCAAGGTATGTAGGTATGCAAATAAGGAAGTACCGCAAAATGCGGAACATGACACAAAAAGAGCTGGGCCTGAAGATCGGTGTGAAGCATAATACCATATCTTCATATGAGGCTGGGACGAATGAACCTGAACAAAATACGCTTTTCGCTATCGCCGACGCTCTCGGAGTTAGCATTAACGATTTGTTCCCAAAAATTAATGAGGAAATCAGTAACCTTATTCCTCTTCCCCGGGAAGTTAGGCCGATCCCGATTATCGGCGTTATTGCTTGCGGCGATCCGATTTTTGCGGAACAGAATGTTGAAGACTACCGGTATGAGGTTGTCGAAAACTTACCGTCCGGAAAGCTGTATTATCTATACGCAAAAGGTGACTCTATGAGCCCGACCATTCCTAGCAACTCCCTCGTCTTGATCCGTGAGCAACCGACTGTTGAGTCTGGACAAATCGCAGCAGTGCTACTTAACGGCGATACTGAAGCAACATTGAAGAGGATAAAGTGGCAAGGGGACATCATGATTTTAATGCCGGACAACCCTGCGTATGAGCCGATAGTGGCGACAAACGAGAACCAGGTACGCATAATTGGACGGGCTATCAAATATTCTGTTGACCTTTAA
- the smpB gene encoding SsrA-binding protein SmpB: protein MSKPKTGVKTLAQNRKARHDYHIEEVYEAGIALTGTEIKSVRAGRVQLKDSFARIQNGEMLLYNVHISPYDQGNRFNHEPERTRKLLLSRLEILKLNSLTRERGYSLVPLSIYLKGGWAKVELALVKGKKNYDKREDLKKKDAAREVERALRERQKV from the coding sequence ATGTCAAAACCGAAAACAGGTGTCAAAACGCTGGCGCAAAACCGGAAAGCCCGCCACGATTATCATATCGAGGAAGTCTACGAAGCAGGCATTGCCCTGACGGGGACGGAGATCAAATCGGTGAGGGCCGGTCGCGTACAGCTCAAGGACAGCTTTGCCCGGATTCAAAACGGTGAGATGCTTCTGTACAATGTGCACATCAGCCCGTACGATCAAGGCAACCGCTTCAACCATGAGCCGGAGCGGACGCGCAAGCTGCTGTTGAGTCGTTTGGAAATCCTCAAACTGAACAGCCTCACCCGGGAACGCGGCTACTCGCTGGTTCCGCTCAGCATTTACTTAAAAGGCGGCTGGGCCAAGGTAGAGCTGGCGCTGGTCAAAGGGAAGAAGAACTACGACAAGCGCGAGGACTTGAAGAAGAAGGACGCTGCGCGTGAAGTGGAGCGTGCGCTGCGGGAGCGGCAGAAGGTGTAA
- the rnr gene encoding ribonuclease R, translating into MKEHEILAFMREQAYHPMTVAELEAAFGIEDADAFKELVKTLNQLEDSGEVVRTRTNRYGVPEKMNLIRGRLQNHPKGFGFVIAEAPEQDDIYVHANDMNGALHGDTVLVRLEKISGGNRSEGRIIRVVERGITEVVGTFKDETHYAFVIPDEKRIGKDIFIPKEAYNGAVDGHKVVAKIVRYPEGRVNPEGEVTEILGHKNDPGVDILSIIRKFGLPEAFPADVLAEAEAAPDEISEEEIKGRRDLRDRVMVTIDGADAKDLDDAVSVEVLPNGNYRLGVHIADVSYYVRENSPLDQEAYRRGTSVYLVDRVIPMLPHRLSNGICSLNPKVDRLTISCDMEMDAEANVVGYDIFLSVIRTNERMTYSDIRKILEDNDEELIAKYEALVPMFRQMEKLARKRRAKRMQRGAIDFDFREAKIYVNEEGTPTDIGFRDRSIAESIIEEFMLAANETVAEHFHWMKQPFIYRVHEDPKEEKLLAFMEFITNFGYSVRGKGNTVHPRALQQLLEEVKGTPEEIIISTVLLRSMKQARYDAESLGHYGLATDFYTHFTSPIRRYPDLIVHRRIRESLEGELSEKRLAHWQEQMPLIADHSSQRERLAVDAERETDDLKKAEFMLERIGEEFEGVISGVTSFGMFVELPNTIEGLVHVSFLTDDYYHYHEKAYALIGERTGKQFRIGDVVQVRVSNVNVDERAIDFEVVGMKKSGGFRGRERGPKVIEGRGKERQDRRTKQERSAKKDQPQRRELHPAAFRKKRKESGAKTYKVNQNPEATGAKAGGEDVIRLGDTEQAAPREKAFWEDLVRSKKKKRKNVAGQAKRKRR; encoded by the coding sequence ATGAAAGAACATGAAATACTCGCGTTCATGAGGGAACAGGCATATCACCCCATGACGGTGGCAGAGTTGGAAGCTGCATTTGGAATCGAGGATGCGGATGCTTTTAAAGAACTGGTCAAAACGCTGAACCAGTTGGAGGATAGCGGAGAAGTCGTGCGGACGAGAACGAATCGCTACGGCGTACCGGAAAAAATGAACCTGATCCGCGGAAGACTGCAAAATCACCCCAAAGGGTTTGGTTTTGTGATCGCGGAGGCCCCTGAACAGGATGACATCTACGTGCACGCCAATGATATGAATGGCGCCTTGCACGGCGATACCGTTCTGGTGAGGCTGGAGAAAATCAGCGGTGGGAACCGCTCTGAGGGCAGAATTATTCGCGTCGTGGAGCGGGGAATTACCGAGGTCGTCGGTACCTTTAAAGACGAGACGCATTACGCCTTTGTCATTCCCGATGAAAAACGAATCGGCAAGGATATCTTTATCCCGAAAGAAGCGTACAACGGAGCGGTAGACGGTCATAAGGTCGTGGCCAAGATCGTCCGCTATCCGGAGGGGCGCGTCAATCCCGAGGGCGAAGTAACCGAGATCCTGGGCCACAAAAATGATCCCGGTGTAGATATTCTCTCGATCATCCGCAAATTTGGTTTGCCGGAGGCCTTCCCAGCCGATGTGCTGGCAGAAGCAGAGGCAGCTCCTGATGAGATTTCCGAAGAAGAAATCAAGGGCAGACGCGATCTGCGCGATCGCGTGATGGTCACGATCGACGGAGCAGATGCCAAGGACCTGGATGATGCCGTTTCGGTCGAAGTGTTGCCCAACGGAAATTACCGACTGGGTGTCCATATTGCAGACGTCAGCTACTACGTCCGGGAAAATTCTCCGCTGGATCAGGAAGCGTATCGACGCGGGACGAGCGTCTACCTCGTCGACCGTGTCATTCCGATGCTGCCGCATCGCCTGTCCAACGGGATTTGCAGCCTGAATCCCAAGGTAGACCGCCTGACGATCTCCTGCGATATGGAAATGGACGCAGAGGCCAATGTGGTCGGCTACGACATCTTCCTGAGCGTCATCCGCACCAATGAACGGATGACCTACTCCGATATCCGCAAAATCCTGGAGGATAACGACGAAGAGCTGATCGCCAAATACGAAGCGCTCGTCCCGATGTTCCGCCAAATGGAAAAGCTTGCTCGCAAGCGTCGGGCCAAACGGATGCAACGGGGCGCCATCGATTTCGATTTCCGCGAAGCGAAAATTTACGTCAACGAAGAGGGCACACCTACGGACATCGGATTCCGTGACCGCTCCATCGCGGAAAGCATTATCGAAGAATTCATGCTGGCTGCCAACGAAACGGTGGCCGAGCATTTCCATTGGATGAAACAGCCTTTTATTTACCGGGTTCACGAAGATCCCAAAGAGGAAAAGCTGCTGGCTTTTATGGAGTTCATCACCAATTTTGGCTACAGCGTGCGCGGCAAGGGAAACACTGTGCATCCCCGCGCTCTGCAGCAGCTTTTGGAGGAAGTAAAAGGAACACCGGAAGAAATCATCATCAGCACCGTGCTCTTGCGCTCGATGAAGCAAGCGCGATATGACGCGGAAAGTCTGGGGCACTACGGGCTGGCGACCGATTTCTACACACATTTTACATCCCCGATCCGGCGCTACCCCGATCTCATCGTGCATCGCCGCATCCGCGAATCGCTGGAGGGAGAGTTGTCGGAAAAACGGTTGGCCCATTGGCAGGAGCAAATGCCGCTCATCGCGGATCATTCTTCCCAGCGCGAGCGCCTGGCCGTAGATGCAGAGCGCGAGACAGACGACCTGAAAAAGGCGGAATTCATGCTGGAGCGGATCGGCGAGGAGTTTGAGGGCGTGATCTCCGGCGTCACCTCGTTTGGGATGTTCGTCGAGCTGCCCAACACGATTGAGGGCCTGGTGCACGTCAGCTTTTTGACCGACGACTATTACCACTACCACGAAAAAGCATACGCCCTGATCGGCGAGCGGACAGGCAAGCAGTTCCGCATCGGTGACGTCGTCCAGGTGCGCGTCTCCAACGTAAACGTCGACGAGCGCGCCATCGACTTTGAAGTCGTCGGGATGAAAAAGTCAGGCGGTTTCCGCGGCCGCGAGCGCGGTCCCAAGGTCATCGAAGGGCGCGGGAAAGAGCGTCAGGACAGACGGACCAAGCAGGAGCGCTCCGCCAAAAAGGATCAGCCGCAGAGACGAGAGCTGCACCCAGCAGCCTTCCGCAAGAAGCGCAAGGAGAGCGGAGCGAAGACGTACAAAGTGAACCAAAATCCGGAAGCGACCGGTGCAAAAGCCGGCGGAGAAGATGTCATCCGGTTAGGGGATACAGAGCAGGCGGCTCCACGCGAGAAGGCTTTCTGGGAGGACCTGGTTCGTTCCAAGAAAAAGAAGCGGAAGAATGTAGCGGGTCAGGCGAAGCGGAAGCGGCGGTAG
- the secG gene encoding preprotein translocase subunit SecG produces MALAAKILLIIASIGLIIVVLLQSGKSAGLSGAIGGGAEQLMGKQKARGIDALLGRLTVIFAVLFMVFAILLGYFLKSGA; encoded by the coding sequence ATGGCATTGGCTGCGAAAATTTTGCTGATAATCGCGAGTATCGGATTAATTATTGTCGTTTTGCTCCAATCTGGTAAAAGTGCCGGTCTTTCCGGAGCAATTGGCGGCGGCGCTGAACAACTGATGGGGAAACAGAAAGCCCGCGGAATTGATGCGCTGCTTGGCAGGCTGACGGTTATATTTGCCGTATTGTTTATGGTGTTTGCGATCTTGTTGGGATATTTCTTAAAAAGCGGAGCGTAA